One part of the Streptomyces ferrugineus genome encodes these proteins:
- a CDS encoding hemolysin family protein has protein sequence MSIPLLLLAAAFLLILANGFFVAAEFGLVTVEATDAEKAAAEGDRRARRVVESLKELSFQLSGTQLGITITSLVVGMLAEPALADLLGGPFTAIGVPEGAVSGVAVVVGMLLASAVQMVIGELVPKNWAVSRPMQVARFVAGPQHVFARLFRPVIAALNSVANRLVRALGIEPAEELASARTPGELVSLARHSAQAGALEQDTADLFVRTLSLGELTAQHVMTPRVKVSALQSSATAEDVVNLTRATGLSRFPVYREKIDEIVGMVHLKDALAIRSGERLRTPVGRIARPALLVPETLPVQPLLAQLRSEQPIAVVVDEYGGTAGVVTLEDIVEEIVGEVRDEHDGQDLPELAAAPPEDGRPAWDADGSCRVDILQRIGLDVPEGPYETVAGLVADLLGRIPAVGDKAELPGWRLSVRRVGHYRAERVRLVRTGAVVEVAR, from the coding sequence ATGAGCATCCCCCTGCTGCTCCTGGCAGCCGCGTTCCTCCTGATTCTCGCCAACGGCTTCTTCGTGGCCGCCGAGTTCGGCCTGGTCACGGTCGAGGCGACGGACGCCGAGAAGGCCGCCGCGGAAGGCGACCGACGGGCCCGCCGGGTCGTCGAGTCGCTCAAGGAACTGTCCTTCCAGCTCTCCGGCACCCAGCTCGGCATCACCATCACCTCCCTCGTGGTCGGCATGCTCGCCGAACCGGCGCTGGCCGACCTGCTGGGCGGCCCGTTCACGGCGATCGGCGTCCCCGAGGGCGCGGTGTCCGGTGTCGCCGTGGTCGTCGGCATGCTGCTGGCCTCGGCCGTGCAGATGGTGATCGGCGAACTCGTGCCCAAGAACTGGGCGGTGTCCCGGCCGATGCAGGTCGCGCGCTTCGTCGCCGGCCCGCAGCACGTCTTCGCACGGCTGTTCCGCCCGGTGATCGCCGCGCTGAACTCCGTCGCCAACCGCCTCGTCCGCGCGCTGGGCATCGAGCCCGCCGAGGAGCTGGCCTCCGCTCGCACCCCCGGCGAACTCGTCTCCCTGGCCCGGCACTCCGCCCAGGCCGGCGCCCTCGAACAGGACACGGCGGATCTCTTCGTACGGACCCTGTCGCTCGGCGAGCTCACCGCGCAGCACGTCATGACCCCGCGCGTGAAGGTCAGCGCGCTGCAGTCGTCGGCCACCGCCGAGGACGTGGTGAACCTGACCCGCGCGACCGGTCTGTCCCGCTTCCCGGTCTACCGGGAGAAGATCGACGAGATCGTCGGCATGGTCCATCTGAAGGACGCCCTGGCGATCCGTTCGGGTGAACGTCTGCGCACCCCGGTCGGCCGTATCGCCCGCCCCGCGCTGCTGGTCCCCGAGACCCTGCCGGTCCAGCCGCTCCTCGCCCAGCTGCGCAGTGAGCAGCCCATCGCCGTCGTCGTCGACGAGTACGGCGGCACGGCCGGCGTGGTCACGCTGGAGGACATCGTCGAGGAGATCGTCGGCGAGGTCCGCGACGAGCACGACGGCCAGGACCTGCCGGAACTCGCCGCCGCCCCGCCGGAGGACGGCCGCCCGGCGTGGGACGCCGACGGCAGCTGCCGAGTCGACATCCTCCAGCGCATAGGACTCGACGTGCCCGAGGGGCCGTACGAGACCGTCGCCGGACTGGTCGCCGACCTGCTCGGGCGCATCCCGGCCGTCGGCGACAAGGCGGAGCTGCCGGGCTGGCGGCTGTCGGTGCGCCGGGTCGGCCACTACCGCGCCGAGCGCGTCCGCCTGGTGCGGACCGGGGCCGTGGTGGAGGTCGCCCGATGA